A part of Solicola gregarius genomic DNA contains:
- the menD gene encoding 2-succinyl-5-enolpyruvyl-6-hydroxy-3-cyclohexene-1-carboxylic-acid synthase, whose product MSAATAVAHVVVDELVRFGVRDAVVSPGSRSAPLAYALHEADRAGRLRLHVRVDERSAGFLSVGLAKGSHRPVPVVTTSGTAVANLHPAVLEAAHSRVPLIVVSADRPAELRDTGANQTTDQVKLFGDAVVRYAEIPAADVIPASSADWRSVASRTFAAGRSGPVHLNVCLREPLAAPSVEVPPGRPGDVPWTAASAPARPEPVALDVGPRTVVVAGDDAGPPARVLAQDAGWPLFAEPTSGSRTGTRPIATYRLLLGRSSLAERIERVVVYGHPTLSRPVTGLLDRADVEVVVVAPHDAPVVRGAARVVEAVEAPEPAGDGWLEEWTAADAEIRARLDGLLSELPGLTPWAVARAVSQAVPPEGLLVVGSSSPVRDLDLMARAYPVGERRMVMANRGLAGIDGTISTAIGAALGRRSSRSLAYVGDLTFLHDSNGLLLGPDEPRPDLTIVVANDDGGSIFATLEQGAEEYADAFERIFGTPTGVDLGVLCASMGVAHQKVDSNDALVDALARIPDGIEVVEAVIGRGDRRVLDGRIRGLVD is encoded by the coding sequence ATGAGCGCCGCGACGGCGGTCGCACACGTTGTCGTCGACGAGCTCGTCCGCTTCGGCGTACGCGACGCCGTGGTGTCTCCCGGGTCGCGTTCCGCGCCGCTGGCGTACGCGTTGCACGAGGCCGACCGGGCCGGTCGGCTGCGGCTGCACGTACGTGTGGACGAGCGCAGCGCCGGCTTTCTCTCGGTCGGACTGGCGAAGGGCTCGCACCGCCCGGTCCCCGTCGTGACGACCTCCGGCACGGCGGTCGCGAACCTTCACCCCGCGGTGCTCGAGGCGGCGCACTCGCGCGTACCGCTGATCGTGGTGAGCGCCGACCGTCCCGCAGAGCTGCGGGACACCGGCGCGAACCAGACGACCGACCAGGTGAAGCTGTTCGGCGACGCAGTGGTGCGATATGCCGAGATCCCGGCGGCCGACGTCATTCCGGCGAGCTCGGCCGACTGGCGCTCGGTCGCCTCGCGTACGTTCGCCGCCGGCCGCTCGGGGCCGGTGCATCTCAACGTCTGCCTGCGCGAGCCGCTTGCCGCGCCGTCCGTCGAGGTGCCGCCGGGTCGGCCGGGCGACGTGCCCTGGACCGCGGCGTCGGCTCCGGCGCGACCCGAGCCCGTGGCGCTGGACGTCGGCCCGCGCACGGTCGTCGTCGCCGGCGACGATGCCGGGCCGCCGGCGCGGGTGCTCGCACAGGACGCCGGCTGGCCACTGTTCGCGGAGCCGACCTCGGGCTCGCGTACGGGGACACGCCCGATCGCCACATATCGGCTGCTGCTCGGCCGGTCGAGCCTCGCCGAGCGGATCGAGCGCGTCGTCGTGTACGGCCACCCCACATTGTCGCGGCCGGTGACCGGGCTTCTCGACCGCGCCGACGTCGAGGTGGTGGTGGTCGCGCCGCACGACGCACCGGTCGTACGCGGAGCGGCGCGGGTGGTCGAGGCGGTCGAGGCGCCGGAGCCCGCGGGCGACGGCTGGCTGGAGGAGTGGACCGCGGCCGACGCAGAGATACGCGCCCGGCTCGATGGGCTGCTGTCCGAGCTGCCCGGCCTCACCCCGTGGGCGGTGGCGCGGGCCGTCTCGCAAGCGGTGCCGCCGGAGGGGTTGCTGGTCGTGGGTTCGTCGAGTCCCGTCCGCGACCTCGACCTGATGGCGCGCGCGTACCCGGTCGGCGAGCGCCGGATGGTGATGGCGAACCGCGGCCTGGCCGGTATCGACGGCACGATCTCGACCGCGATCGGTGCGGCACTGGGGCGCAGGTCGTCGCGTTCGCTCGCGTACGTGGGCGACCTGACGTTCCTCCATGACAGCAACGGCCTGCTGCTCGGGCCCGACGAACCGCGTCCCGACCTGACCATCGTGGTGGCCAACGATGACGGCGGCAGCATCTTCGCGACCCTGGAGCAAGGGGCCGAGGAGTACGCCGACGCGTTCGAGCGGATCTTCGGCACGCCGACCGGTGTCGACCTCGGCGTGCTGTGCGCGTCGATGGGTGTCGCGCACCAGAAGGTCGACTCGAACGATGCGCTGGTCGACGCGCTGGCCCGCATACCCGACGGCATCGAGGTGGTGGAGGCGGTGATCGGCCGTGGTGACCGGCGGGTCCTCGACGGCCGGATCCGTGGGCTCGTGGACTAG
- a CDS encoding GMC family oxidoreductase: MADRFDYVVVGAGSAGAVVAARLSEDPGVRVLLLEAGGEDDADEIRVPAMFTTLFKTRWDWNYATAEQKQLNARRAYWPRMKALGGCSSMNAMIYIRGNAADYDEWRDGYGAVGWGYDDVLPYFIRAEGNTRLGHPFHGTEGPLHVEDRRYTHELSHAWVDSAVAAGMKGTDDFNGASQEGVGLYQVTCKNGSRWSVADAYLRPALDRPNLVVRTQARAAAVEFARTRAVGVRYRHEGEEHAAYADAEVILSGGSINSPQLLMLSGIGPGAHLRELGIDVVADVPGVGQNLHDHPATPLIWHTKDTTDIVDFANVSGLLQAKLRGAGPLTSNIGEAGAFFRSRPDLDAPDLQVHMAPTGFYDNGLHEPVSRKVTAASTLVRVASRGTLRLRSTNPDWHPALDPAYFDDPADLDAQVAGLRRLVEIATHAPFAEYLAQPFFPATSEPSDDDLRELVRTQTQTLYHPVGTCAMGSGEDAVVDPELRVRGVEGLRVVDASVMPVVPRGNTNAPTIMIGERAADLLKESS; encoded by the coding sequence ATGGCCGACCGATTCGACTATGTGGTTGTTGGTGCAGGTAGTGCGGGAGCGGTCGTCGCCGCACGGCTGAGCGAGGACCCGGGCGTACGGGTGCTGCTGCTCGAGGCCGGTGGGGAGGACGACGCCGACGAGATCCGCGTCCCGGCGATGTTCACGACCCTGTTCAAGACCCGATGGGACTGGAACTACGCGACCGCCGAACAGAAGCAGCTCAACGCACGACGGGCGTACTGGCCGCGGATGAAGGCGCTCGGCGGCTGTTCGTCGATGAACGCGATGATCTACATCCGCGGAAACGCGGCCGACTACGACGAATGGCGGGACGGCTACGGCGCCGTCGGCTGGGGATACGACGACGTGCTGCCGTACTTCATCCGCGCCGAGGGCAATACCCGGCTCGGTCACCCGTTTCACGGCACCGAGGGCCCGTTGCACGTCGAGGACCGGCGCTACACTCACGAGCTGAGTCATGCCTGGGTCGACTCCGCCGTTGCCGCCGGCATGAAGGGCACCGACGACTTCAACGGAGCGAGCCAGGAAGGCGTCGGCCTGTACCAGGTGACCTGCAAGAACGGTTCCCGGTGGTCGGTCGCCGACGCCTACCTGCGACCGGCGCTCGACCGGCCGAACCTCGTCGTGCGTACCCAGGCCCGCGCCGCGGCGGTCGAGTTCGCGCGTACCCGCGCCGTCGGGGTGCGGTATCGCCACGAGGGCGAGGAACACGCGGCGTACGCCGACGCCGAGGTGATCCTCAGTGGCGGTTCGATCAACTCGCCGCAGCTGCTGATGCTGTCCGGCATCGGTCCGGGCGCGCACCTGCGCGAGCTCGGTATCGACGTGGTCGCGGACGTACCCGGCGTCGGGCAGAACCTCCACGACCACCCGGCAACCCCGCTGATCTGGCACACCAAGGACACAACGGACATCGTCGATTTCGCGAACGTCAGCGGGCTGCTCCAGGCCAAGCTGCGCGGCGCGGGTCCACTCACGTCGAACATCGGTGAGGCCGGTGCGTTCTTCCGCAGCCGACCGGATCTCGACGCGCCGGACCTGCAGGTGCACATGGCGCCGACGGGCTTCTACGACAACGGCCTGCACGAGCCGGTTTCGCGCAAGGTGACCGCCGCGTCCACGCTCGTCCGGGTCGCGAGCCGGGGGACGCTGCGACTCCGCTCGACCAACCCCGACTGGCATCCGGCGCTCGACCCGGCGTACTTCGACGACCCGGCTGACCTCGACGCGCAGGTCGCCGGCCTGCGTCGGCTGGTCGAGATCGCGACGCACGCGCCGTTCGCCGAATACCTTGCGCAGCCGTTCTTCCCGGCGACGTCCGAGCCGTCCGACGACGACCTGCGCGAGCTCGTACGCACGCAGACGCAGACGCTCTACCACCCGGTCGGCACCTGCGCGATGGGCTCAGGTGAGGATGCAGTCGTCGACCCGGAGCTGCGCGTCCGTGGTGTGGAGGGTCTCCGTGTCGTCGACGCGTCGGTGATGCCGGTCGTGCCGCGCGGCAACACGAATGCACCAACGATCATGATCGGCGAGCGGGCCGCCGACCTGTTGAAGGAGAGCTCATGA
- a CDS encoding aldehyde dehydrogenase family protein has translation MTSRFESLDPATGDVVGTHPVDGQAEVDRAVGAAFEAATWWSALGFHERQEHLDRWKGVLARRLGQLAALMHDETGKPYADAQLEAGLAIDHLGWAAKHAQKVLGRRRVSPGLLMANHAAYVEYQPLGVVGVIGPWNYPAFTPMGSIAYALAAGNAVVFKPSEFTPGVGRWLADSFAEAVPGHPVLQVVTGFGETGAALCRSGVNKVAFTGSTATGKRVMAACAESLTPVVIEAGGKDVLVVDEDADLDAAADAAVWGAMSNAGQTCTGVERVYVHERVHDEFVAGVLARAREVRAEPGGQIGPITMPSQLDVIRDHIDDATQRGGQALLGGPDAVGEAYVQPTVLVDVPEDSRAVTDETFGPTVTIAKVASMDEAVSRANASRYALGATVFSRRRGVELARRIRSGMASVNSVISFAAIPSLPFGGVGDSGFGRIHGPDGLREFANPKSVAVQRFKAPLTLTTFTRTAKDDSLFAQLITMLHGRTPTLPKR, from the coding sequence ATGACTTCGAGGTTCGAGTCCCTCGACCCGGCCACCGGCGATGTCGTCGGCACTCATCCGGTCGACGGGCAGGCCGAGGTCGATCGGGCCGTCGGCGCGGCGTTCGAGGCGGCGACGTGGTGGTCGGCGCTCGGCTTTCATGAGCGCCAGGAGCATCTCGACCGCTGGAAGGGCGTACTCGCGCGGCGCCTCGGCCAGCTCGCGGCGCTCATGCACGACGAGACGGGCAAGCCGTACGCCGACGCGCAGCTCGAGGCCGGGCTCGCCATTGACCACCTGGGCTGGGCGGCCAAGCATGCGCAGAAGGTACTCGGGCGTCGGCGCGTGTCGCCGGGCCTGCTGATGGCCAACCATGCGGCGTACGTGGAGTATCAGCCACTCGGGGTCGTCGGTGTCATCGGTCCGTGGAACTACCCGGCGTTCACGCCGATGGGGTCGATCGCGTACGCCCTGGCCGCAGGCAACGCCGTGGTGTTCAAGCCGAGCGAGTTCACGCCCGGAGTCGGGCGCTGGCTAGCCGACTCGTTCGCCGAGGCGGTGCCCGGCCACCCCGTGCTGCAGGTCGTCACCGGGTTCGGTGAGACCGGTGCCGCGCTGTGTCGCTCCGGTGTCAACAAGGTGGCGTTCACGGGCTCGACCGCTACCGGCAAGCGGGTCATGGCCGCCTGTGCGGAGAGTCTGACGCCGGTCGTGATCGAGGCCGGCGGCAAGGACGTCCTGGTCGTCGACGAGGACGCCGACCTCGATGCGGCTGCGGATGCCGCCGTGTGGGGGGCGATGTCGAACGCCGGACAGACCTGCACGGGCGTCGAGCGCGTGTACGTGCACGAACGGGTGCACGACGAGTTCGTCGCCGGCGTACTCGCGCGGGCGCGGGAGGTACGCGCGGAGCCGGGCGGCCAGATCGGTCCGATCACGATGCCGTCGCAGCTGGACGTCATCCGCGACCACATCGACGACGCGACGCAGCGAGGCGGGCAGGCGCTGCTCGGCGGTCCGGATGCCGTCGGCGAGGCGTACGTGCAGCCGACCGTGCTCGTCGACGTACCGGAGGACTCGCGCGCCGTGACGGACGAGACGTTCGGGCCGACGGTGACGATTGCCAAGGTCGCGTCGATGGACGAGGCGGTGAGCCGGGCGAACGCCTCGCGTTACGCCCTGGGCGCGACGGTGTTCTCGCGGCGCCGCGGGGTCGAACTGGCGCGACGGATTAGGTCGGGGATGGCGTCGGTGAACTCCGTGATCTCGTTCGCGGCGATCCCCTCGCTGCCGTTCGGCGGCGTCGGAGACTCGGGCTTCGGACGCATCCACGGGCCGGACGGCCTCCGCGAGTTCGCGAACCCCAAGTCCGTTGCCGTGCAGCGGTTCAAGGCCCCGCTGACGCTGACGACGTTCACGCGTACCGCCAAGGACGACTCGCTGTTCGCCCAGCTGATCACGATGCTGCACGGGCGTACGCCCACCCTCCCCAAACGCTGA